From Rutidosis leptorrhynchoides isolate AG116_Rl617_1_P2 chromosome 3, CSIRO_AGI_Rlap_v1, whole genome shotgun sequence, a single genomic window includes:
- the LOC139898451 gene encoding mediator of RNA polymerase II transcription subunit 20a-like has protein sequence MPIKWVLHWQPNAGHTVNSQILAEVSQCVESINGVKDGKWKATLSFYRPVIKEQANAAEFPRDFLGISLPEQPSKYYFVLRGQRLVLEADSTIQTIMEKLQSYKTRVALNFEGVQYQLGDFQLRVGKVVSIQSESLRGIVMEMEYRPISSWEKSHKIMGEFFDIWQEALSKRPLPGHFVHMEPNFGEFGLSGQYTLQHTAVQYATIMLQMIASAQSVRN, from the exons ATGCCTATAAAATG GGTTTTGCACTGGCAGCCGAATGCGGGACATACGGTGAACAGTCAAATACTTGCAGAAGTATCACAATGTGTTGAGAGCATCAATGGTGTTAAGGATGGCAAATGGAAAGCTACTCTCAGCTTTTACAGACCTGTTATTAAag AGCAAGCAAATGCAGCAGAATTCCCACGTGACTTTCTGGGGATATCATTACCAGAGCAGCCCAGCAAATACTACTTTGTTTTAAGGGGACAACGGTTAGTTCTTGAGGCAGATTCAACTATCCAGACTATAATGGAAAAACTCCAGTCTTACAAAACTAGAGTAGCACTCAATTTTGAG GGAGTTCAATATCAGCTTGGTGATTTTCAGTTGAGAGTGGGTAAAGTTGTTTCAATTCAATCTGAAAGTTTAAGGGGAATTGTTATGGAG ATGGAATACCGGCCCATTTCTTCGTGGGAAAAATCACATAAAATAATGGGCGAGTTTTTTGATATATGGCAAGAAGCTCTGTCGAAAAGACCATTACCAGGTCATTTTGTACACATGGAACCAAACTTTGGGGAGTTTGGCCTCTCTGGTCAATACACATTGCAACACACAGCTGTTCAATACGCCACAATTATGCTTCAGATGATAGCCTCTGCTCAATCAGTTAGAAACTAG
- the LOC139898452 gene encoding uncharacterized protein has product MMDAQILQQNPLEEEHDDFCNSILSRFNNSTDPKHHNICSIIADISQSLKELNHPLTPVAYFGATCTSLDKLVVLSSSSSDSINPNPSHHIEPLITILSLLLPRISSPVIRKESEYISGLITRVIILSKNNFTGDCTVLVSGLKCISHLLIVGLRTSWSDVSHLFGILLSFIADSRLKVRRQAHVCLRDVMQGFRETSVLSPASEAIASTFERFLLLAGGSNANTKEEGSRAQDFLYVLDSLKDILPLMSLKFSTKILNYFKSLLDLHQPAATRRITDALYTLCLQPSVEVSPEALIDLLSSLASSALLNEMSGDNLTFTARVLDSGMKKVFYLNRQACVVKLPVVFSALKDILASEHEEPLSVAVEGFKNLIHTCVDESLIKQGVEQIMTNGQVRKSGPTIIEKLCSIVDELLDYSYAAVWDMSFQVVAAMFDKLGEYSSYFLKNTLKNLEDIQKLPDEDFPYRQQLHDCLGVALVAIRPETFLKFLPLNVEAQDLSDVNEWLFPILKQNIVGARLSFFNEYVLDTIRVLKLKSAKYKREEQILYQRSIDRVVYHLWSLLPSFCNYPLDTAECFNDLEKALCRSLKEEPDVRGLICTSLQTLIRQNNKIGEAENEAFCKEVGICEQRAVARYTSEVMASNLDALRFSARELLSTLSGVLLKSSKDDGGSLQKTIGDVASIADKDVVSRFFKTTMQKLLKVTEEAGKVQHTKASRSSMEVDNSSNETSSLSQTRTRLYDLAVSLLPGLGTKEVDLLFIAIEPALKDAESSIQKKAYKVLSTILEHADGFIARKLEELLKLMFEVMHSCHFSAKRHRLNCLYFLILHVSKDKSEQMKKREIVASFLTEVILGLKEANKKTRNRAYEIIVQIGHARADEDKGGNKESLLDFFNMVAGGLAGETPHMISAAVKGIARLTYEFTDLVATAFSILPSTFLLLQRKNKEINKANLGLLKVLVAKSQAAGLQDHMKGMVEALLSWQSSNKNHFKAKVKLLFEMLVKKCGLDAVKEVMPEEHMKLLTNIRKTKERKERKHTANTEQTESRHSKATTSRLSRWNHTKIFSDFGDGETEDGSFEELDTKTFSGRRSNHNSKKSSLRAKRAGKSLPEDAYDQLDDEPLDLLDRQKTRSSLRSAGSLKRKLQSDDEPEIDADGRLIIREDEEPFKRDAVGPTGSESDARSFAAGSKLSINSSSRKGEKRRKTNETGWAYTGSEYSSKKAGGDLKRKGKLEPYAYWPLDRKMVSRRPEHRAAARKGMSSVVKLSKRLEGQSVSNALSLKGLKFKRSKNKKRSNQKKR; this is encoded by the exons ATGATGGATGCTCAGATTTTGCAGCAGAACCCATTGGAAGAAGAACACGATGACTTCTGCAACTCAATACTTTCAAGGTTTAATAACTCAACCGACCCCAAACACCATAACATCTGTTCCATCATCGCTGATATTTCTCAGTCCCTTAAAGAACTCAATCATCCTCTCACACCCGTTGCGTATTTCGGTGCTACCTGCACTTCACTTGACAAACTGGTCGTATTGTCCTCTTCGTCTTCAGATTCCATAAACCCTAATCCATCTCACCATATCGAACCTCTCATAACTATCTTATCTTTGCTTCTTCCTCGTATTTCTTCTCCTGTTATAAGAAAGGAATCTGAGTACATCTCCGGTCTAATTACTCGTGTTATTATTCTATCCAAAAATAACTTCACAGGCGATTGCACCGTTCTTGTTTCTGGATTAAAATGTATTTCACATTTATTAATTGTTGGTCTACGGACTAGCTGGTCTGATGTTTCTCATTTGTTTGGAATCCTTTTAAGCTTTATAGCTGATTCCCGTCTCAAG GTAAGACGTCAAGCGCATGTTTGCCTTCGTGATGTTATGCAAGGATTTCGAGAAACATCAGTTTTGTCACCTGCTAGTGAAGCAATTGCAAGCACCTTTGAGAGGTTTCTTTTGCTTGCTGGAGGGTCAAATGCAAACACTAAAGAAGAAGGATCTAGGGCTCAGGATTTTTTGTATGTTCTTGATTCTCTGAAAGACATTCTTCCGCTGATGTCACTCAAGTTCTCAACGAAAATTCTTAATTACTTTAAATCTCTTTTGGATCTGCACCAACCTGCAGCAACCCGTCGAATTACAGATGCTCTGTATACACTCTGTCTTCAACCATCTGTAGAGGTTTCTCCTGAAGCACTGATAGATTTGTTAAGTTCATTAGCCAGCTCAGCATTATTAAATGAAATGTCTGGTGACAACTTGACATTCACTGCTCGAGTGTTGGATTCCGGGATGAAAAAAGTGTTTTATCTTAACCGGCAAGCTTGTGTTGTCAAGCTTCCGGTTGTTTTCAGTGCTTTGAAAG ATATCTTAGCTTCTGAACACGAGGAGCCTTTATCTGTTGCGGTAGAAGGATTCAAGAACTTAATACATACATGCGTTGATGAGAGTTTGATTAAACAGGGTGTAGAGCAAATTATGACAAATGGACAAGTGAGAAAATCGGGGCCCACTATTATTGAGAAACTTTGTTCTATAGTTGATGAACTACTGGATTATAGTTATGCTGCAGTCTGGGATATGTCATTTCAAGTTGTGGCAGCAATGTTCGATAAACTAG GTGAGTATAGCTCTTACTTCTTAAAAAACACTCTTAAGAACTTGGAAGATATACAAAAGTTGCCAGATGAAGACTTTCCATACAGGCAGCAG TTGCATGATTGCTTGGGGGTGGCCCTAGTAGCAATACGGCCTGAAACATTTTTAAAGTTTCTACCTTTAAATGTAGAAGCTCAAGATCTCTCTGATGTCAATGAATGGCTTTTTCCTATTCTGAAGCAGAATATCGTGGGTGCTCGTTTGAGCTTCTTTAATGAATATGTACTAGATACAATTCGGGTCTTGAAGCTGAAATCTGCAAAG TATAAGCGAGAAGAACAAATTTTGTACCAACGGAGTATCGATAGAGTTGTATATCATTTATGGTCTCTGTTACCTTCATTTTGCAACTACCCGTTGGATACTGCTGAGTGTTTCAATGATCTGGAAAAAGCATTATGCCGTTCACTTAAAGAAGAACCTGATGTCCGGGGATTGATATGCACCAGTTTGCAGACTCTAATTCGTCAAAATAATAAAATTGGGGAAGCTGAAAATGAGGCTTTTTGTAAGGAAGTCGGTATTTGTGAGCAGCGAGCAGTTGCTCGCTACACTTCAGAAGTGATGGCTAGTAATTTGGATGCGTTAAGGTTTTCTGCACGTGAGCTTTTGTCTACATTATCAGGTGTTCTTCTCAAGTCTTCGAAAGATGATGGTGGATCGTTGCAG AAAACAATTGGGGATGTAGCATCTATAGCTGACAAAGACGTAGTCTCGAGGTTTTTCAAGACCACGATGCAGAAGTTACTGAAGGTGACAGAGGAGGCTGGCAAAGTACAACATACCAAAGCTTCGAGGTCTTCTATGGAAGTAGATAATTCATCCAATGAAACATCATCTTTGTCACAAACGAG GACACGGTTGTATGACTTGGCAGTCTCACTTTTACCAGGCTTAGGTACAAAGGAGGTTgatcttttatttattgcaatagaACCTGCATTAAAG GATGCAGAAAGTTCAATTCAGAAAAAGGCTTACAAAGTTCTTTCAACCATCCTTGAG CATGCTGACGGCTTCATAGCAAGAAAGCTTGAAGAGTTGCTCAAACTGATGTTTGAAGTGATGCATTCATGTCATTTTTCAGCCAAGCGGCATAGACTCAACTGTTTATATTTTTTAATTCTTCATGTCTCAAAG GATAAATCAGAACAGATGAAGAAGCGTGAAATTGTTGCTTCATTTCTGACTGAAGTTATACTCGGACTTAAAGAG GCTAACAAGAAAACAAGAAATAGGGCATATGAGATCATTGTTCAAATTGGTCATGCCCGTGCGGATGAAGATAAGGGTGGTAACAAGGAAAGCTTGCTTGACTTTTTCAACATG GTTGCTGGCGGTCTTGCTGGTGAGACGCCTCACATGATCAGTGCTGCAGTCAAGGGCATAGCTCGTTTGACTTACGAGTTCACAGACCTTGTTGCTACTGCTTTCAGTATTCTTCCATCCACATTTCTTCTTCTCCAGAGGAAGAATAAAGAGATTAATAAA GCTAACTTGGGCTTGCTAAAGGTATTAGTTGCCAAATCACAAGCTGCAGGGTTGCAAGACCATATGAAGGGCATGGTTGAAGCCTTGTTGAGCTGGCAAAGTAGCAACAAGAATCATTTTAAAGCCAAG GTGAAGCTGCTTTTTGAAATGCTAGTAAAGAAATGCGGGCTTGATGCTGTTAAGGAAGTAATGCCTGAAGAACATATGAAGCTGCTCACAAATATAAGAAAG ACAAAGGAACGAAAAGAGCGGAAACATACTGCTAACACGGAGCAAACTGAATCTCGTCATTCGAAAGCAACTACCTCCAG GCTGAGCAGATGGAATCATACAAAAATATTCTCTGATTTTGGTGATGGCGAAACTGAAGATGGCAGTTTTGAAGAATTGGATACAAAGACTTTTTCTGGTCGACGTAGCAACCATAACTCCAAAAAATCTTCACTCAG GGCCAAGAGAGCAGGGAAGAGCTTGCCCGAAGATGCTTATGACCAATTAGATGATGAACCACTTGACTTGCTTGACCGTCAAAAGACAAGATCTTCTCTTAGATCAGCTGGTAGTCTAAAAAGGAAGCTACAATCTGATGATGAGCCAGAAATAGATGCTGATGGACGGCTTATAATTCGGGAAGATGAGGAACCTTTTAAAAGAGATGCAGTGGGGCCTACAGGGAGCGAATCTGATGCGAGGAGTTTTGCAGCAGGTAGTAAGTTATCAATTAACTCCTCCTCACGGAAAGGGGAAAAACGCAGGAAAACAAACGAGACAGGATGGGCGTACACGGGCTCTGAATACTCTAGCAAGAAGGCAGGTGGAGATTTGAAGAGAAAGGGGAAGCTTGAGCCGTATGCGTACTGGCCTCTTGACCGGAAGATGGTTAGCCGTAGACCAGAGCATCGAGCAGCTGCAAGGAAGGGCATGTCAAGTGTCGTTAAGCTGTCAAAGAGGCTTGAGGGACAAAGTGTCTCCAATGCCCTGTCTTTAAAGGGATTGAAATTTAAGAGAAGCAAAAACAAGAAGAGGAGTAATCAGAAAAAAAGATGA
- the LOC139898450 gene encoding uncharacterized protein: MASSCSAVVPMAAVMPLTHKVTPNTFLFNPLTSRINNNNTRVVAAASKSLVVVKSSLKENNNNVATAIAAAALTASMVVPEVAQAASGVTPSLNNFLLSIGAGGAVLGAILGAIIGVSNFDPVKRG; encoded by the coding sequence ATGGCTTCTTCTTGCAGTGCTGTAGTTCCCATGGCGGCTGTTATGCCATTGACTCACAAGGTCACGCCAAACACCTTCCTGTTTAATCCATTGACAAGTagaatcaacaacaacaacacgAGAGTAGTTGCAGCTGCATCCAAATCATTGGTGGTGGTGAAGAGTTCTTTGAAGGAAAACAACAACAACGTTGCCACAGCGATTGCAGCTGCGGCTTTAACGGCATCAATGGTGGTCCCAGAAGTTGCACAGGCAGCATCCGGCGTTACTCCATCGTTGAATAACTTCTTGTTGAGCATTGGAGCTGGTGGTGCTGTCCTTGGTGCCATTTTGGGAGCTATCATCGGTGTCTCCAATTTTGATCCTGTCAAACGTGGCTAA